A section of the Bradyrhizobium oligotrophicum S58 genome encodes:
- a CDS encoding BMP family ABC transporter substrate-binding protein: MDFGRISRRHLLQGGAALTLGAAAGLRPAFAAETTIGFIYVGSRDDYGYNQAHAQGAAALKKLPGLKVIEEEKVPETDAVEKTIESMINLDGATLLFPTSFGYYNPHMIKMANKYPKLRFEHCGGLWSEKDPKNAGSYFGYIDEAQYIAGIVAGYTSKSGKLGFVAAKPIPQVLRNINAFTLGAQLANPKATTQVIFTGDWSMPVKEAEATNSLIDQGVDVLTCHVDGPKTMVENAARRGAFVTGYHVNQSPLAPKAYLTGAEWNWEALYPKFVKMLAAGESIPNFYRGGLKEEVVKISAYGEAVSEAARKHADEIKAKFLGDGYTIFKGPIKDNKGNTVITAGTERGQKDPELEKMDYLVEGVIGATS, from the coding sequence ATGGACTTTGGCAGGATTTCACGACGGCATCTGTTGCAGGGTGGCGCGGCGCTGACGCTCGGCGCGGCCGCCGGCCTGCGGCCGGCCTTCGCAGCCGAGACGACGATCGGCTTCATCTATGTCGGCTCGCGTGACGACTACGGCTACAACCAGGCGCATGCGCAAGGCGCGGCGGCGCTGAAGAAGCTGCCCGGGCTGAAGGTGATCGAAGAGGAGAAGGTGCCGGAGACCGACGCGGTCGAGAAGACGATCGAGTCGATGATCAATCTCGACGGCGCCACCCTGCTGTTTCCGACCTCGTTCGGCTACTACAATCCGCACATGATCAAGATGGCCAACAAGTACCCGAAGCTGCGCTTCGAGCACTGCGGCGGCCTGTGGAGCGAGAAGGACCCGAAGAACGCCGGCTCCTATTTCGGCTATATCGACGAGGCGCAGTACATCGCCGGCATCGTTGCGGGCTACACCAGCAAGAGCGGCAAGCTCGGCTTCGTCGCCGCCAAGCCGATCCCGCAGGTGCTGCGCAACATCAACGCCTTCACGCTCGGCGCACAGCTCGCCAATCCCAAGGCCACCACGCAGGTGATCTTTACCGGCGACTGGTCGATGCCGGTCAAGGAGGCCGAAGCGACGAACAGCCTGATCGACCAGGGCGTCGACGTGCTGACCTGCCATGTCGACGGTCCGAAGACGATGGTCGAGAACGCGGCGCGCCGCGGCGCCTTCGTCACCGGCTATCACGTCAACCAGTCGCCGCTCGCGCCGAAGGCCTATCTGACCGGCGCCGAATGGAATTGGGAGGCGCTGTATCCGAAGTTCGTCAAGATGCTGGCGGCCGGCGAGAGCATCCCGAACTTCTATCGCGGTGGCCTCAAGGAGGAAGTGGTCAAGATCTCGGCCTATGGCGAGGCGGTCTCTGAAGCCGCGCGCAAGCATGCCGACGAGATCAAGGCCAAATTCCTCGGCGACGGCTACACGATCTTCAAGGGCCCGATCAAGGACAACAAGGGCAATACCGTGATCACCGCGGGCACCGAGCGCGGCCAGAAGGATCCTGAGCTGGAGAAGATGGACTATCTGGTCGAGGGCGTGATCGGAGCGACGTCATGA
- a CDS encoding ABC transporter permease, translating into MTTEAADPIDAAAIAPAADAGFLQRHGAEIEYILIPGAALVAALVLFGIFVALFGKNPLDLYWYMYYGAFGTWFSWQNTLSRAAPLILTALCTALPAQLGMVIIGGEGALLIGALAATSAALALQGLPPLVVQVAMVISGMTGGGLWILLSGGLRQYRGVNETISSLLLVYIALAILNHLVEGAMRDPASLNKPSTREIGAANMIGSIPGTDVHWGLVFGLVLAIASYVLIYHTTFGFAARVAGGNIRAAKIVGLSVGKLILTVCFLAGACAGLAGMVEVAAVQGRTNANLAVGYGFTGILVAFLARQNPLAIIPVAILLGGINASGGLLQRRLGLPDASVMVLQGIIFISVLASDALYGRIGFLKGKS; encoded by the coding sequence ATGACCACGGAGGCGGCCGATCCGATTGATGCGGCCGCCATCGCGCCGGCCGCCGATGCAGGCTTCCTGCAACGCCATGGCGCTGAAATCGAGTACATCCTGATCCCGGGTGCGGCGCTGGTCGCCGCGCTCGTCCTGTTCGGCATCTTCGTCGCGCTGTTCGGCAAGAACCCGCTCGATCTCTATTGGTACATGTATTACGGCGCGTTCGGCACCTGGTTCTCCTGGCAGAACACGCTGAGCCGCGCGGCGCCCTTGATCCTGACGGCGCTGTGCACCGCCCTGCCCGCGCAGTTGGGCATGGTGATCATCGGCGGCGAAGGCGCGCTGCTGATCGGCGCGCTCGCGGCGACATCTGCGGCGCTCGCGCTGCAGGGCCTGCCGCCGCTGGTGGTCCAGGTCGCGATGGTGATCTCCGGCATGACCGGAGGCGGCTTGTGGATCCTGCTGTCGGGCGGCTTGCGCCAGTATCGCGGCGTCAACGAAACCATCTCCAGCCTGCTGCTGGTCTACATCGCGCTCGCGATCCTCAACCATCTCGTCGAAGGCGCGATGCGCGATCCGGCGAGCCTGAACAAGCCGTCGACACGCGAGATCGGCGCCGCCAACATGATCGGCAGCATTCCCGGCACCGACGTGCATTGGGGGCTGGTGTTCGGCCTGGTCCTGGCAATCGCGTCGTATGTGCTGATCTATCACACCACCTTCGGCTTCGCCGCGCGCGTCGCCGGCGGCAACATCCGCGCCGCCAAGATCGTCGGCCTCTCTGTCGGCAAATTGATCCTCACCGTCTGCTTCCTCGCCGGCGCGTGCGCCGGGCTCGCCGGCATGGTCGAGGTCGCCGCGGTGCAGGGCCGGACCAATGCCAATCTCGCGGTCGGCTATGGCTTCACCGGCATCCTGGTGGCGTTCCTGGCGCGGCAGAATCCGCTGGCGATCATTCCGGTCGCGATCCTGCTGGGCGGCATCAACGCCTCGGGCGGACTGCTGCAGCGCCGGCTCGGCCTGCCCGACGCCTCGGTGATGGTGCTGCAGGGCATCATCTTCATCTCGGTGCTGGCGAGCGATGCGCTGTATGGCCG